The DNA segment CGCCTGCGCGCCGAACCGCCGCGCGTCACGCGCCTGTCGCGCAAGGTCCTCGCGAGCATCGGCCTCGTCGCCAGCATCGGCATCGGCAGCGCTCTCATCTATGCGCTTCAGACGCGCGATGCGGGCCAGACCAGTGAGGAGCTCTACTCGACCGATAATCGCGCCACCGCCGACGGCTTGGCCGGTTTGCCGCGCGACTATACCGGACCTGTCCTTGGACCAGCGCTGCCCGGCGATCTCGGTCGGCCGATCCTCAGCGCACAGAACCGCGGCCAGCCCGTCACGCCGCCCGCCGTGGCGGCAACGCCTCGCGTCGACCCAGAGGAGCAACGCCGCCTCGCCGAGCTGGAGGCGGCGCGTACCAGCCGCGTCTTCTTCCAGGCCGGCCCGGCGTCCACGACCACACCCACCGGCGTGGCCGCGCCAGGCCTCGCGGGTCTAGGGACCGGGTCGCAGCCGGGCACCCCGACCGCTCAGGACCGACAGCTCGCCTTTCTCAACGCGCCCGTCGACCGCCGGATCGTCACGGCCGACCGCGTAATGGCGCCAGCATCGCCCTACATCCTGCAGGCCGGCGCGGTCATACCCGCCGCGATGATCACCGGCATTCGCTCCGATCTGCCGGGCCAGATCACCGCCCAGGTGACCGAAAACATCTATGACAGCCCGACCGGCCGAATCCTTATCGTCCCGCAGGGCACGCGGATCATCGGCGAATACAGCAACAATGTCGGTTTCGGGCAGCGCCGCGTCCTACTGGTGTGGAGCCGCCTCATCTTTCCCAACGGCCGCTCGATCGTGCTCGAGCGCCAGCCCGGCGCCGACGCGATGGGGTATGCGGGTTTGGAAGATGGTGTCGACTATCACTGGTGGGACCTCGCCAAGGCCGCCGGGCTCTCGACGCTGCTCTCCATTGGCGCCGAGCTTGCCGTCGATGATGACGATCGGCTCTTGAGCGCCATCCGCAATGGCGGACAGGACACCATCAACGACGCCGGCCAGGAGATCATCCGCCGCCAGCTCCAGGTCGCCCCGACCCTGACGATTCGGCCGGGCTTTCCCGTCCGCGTCATCGTCACGCGCGATCTCGTCCTCGAACCCTACAGAGGCTGATATGACGAAATTGAAGCTCGGTCCCATCGTGGACGAGAAACCGGTGAAGGCGACGTTGGAGTTGCCGGCGTCGCTGCATCGGGATCTGGTCGCCTATGCTGATGCTCTCGCTCGCGAAACGGGCCAGCAGGTCACTGATCCCATGAAGCTGATCGTGCCGATGCTGGAGCGCTTCATTGCAACGGATCGGGGCTTTGCGAAGGCCCGGCGCGCGGTTTCATCCACGAAACCGATTGCGTGACGAGCTCCGTTTGGCGAGCCGTCGCCAATGAGCGGGCGAGATCGAGCAACTTGCTCAAGGCTGGGTTGTCGTTCTTGGGGGACCACACGGCGCTGAAGGGGAGGATCTCGCCGAATATCGGCCGATACACGATGTCGGGGAACTGTGCGGCAGTCATCGCCTCGCTGACGACGGTCAGGCCACGGCTCAACGCGACCAGCGGCAGAAGGTTTTCCCGGCCGACACGCTGCACTCGAATTTGAGGATGATGACCGAACGCCGCGAGACGTTGCACCAGATAGTCGTGAACTTCCTGACCCGGTGCGGATTCGTTGACGATGAACTCCTCATCCGCGAGTTGATCCCACTGCACTTCATCTCGCTGAGCCAGAGAGTGGTCGTTCGGCAGCACGGCGAACACGCGCTCCGACCATAGAGGCAATGTTGTACAATCCGGCCAATCCCGCTCTCCGGTCATGAACGCTGTGTCGAGCCTGAGCCGGCGAATGGCAGCGATATGCTCGCCAGGATTGTCGTCGATCAGATCGATTTGCACCTTGGGATGGCGATCAGCATAGCGGTGAAGCAACTCCGCGAGAAAACCCGACGCGATGGAGGAGTAGATGCCGATCCTGACGCGGCCGTGCTCCGAGCGTCCGATAGAGGCGATGTCCTGCATGCCATCGCCGACATTCCTCACGACCTGTCGAGCGCGCCGCAGGAAGCGCTGGCCGGCGAAAGTGAGACTGACGCCGCCGCTATGCCGGAGGAACAGTGTCGCTCCCAAGTGATATTCCAAATCACGGATCCGACGGCTGAGCGCAGATTGCTGAACGCCGATTGCGGCGCCAGCCTTGCGGAAGCTGCCATGCTCGGCTGCGGCTATGAAGTAGCGAAGATGGCGAAGCTCGATGGCATGGAGCGACGACGAAGCCATGACCATCGTCACGAAAAGATGGAAAGGTTTCCGGGCGCGACAAGCGCAACGCAATCCGGCTTAGCAGCCGCCCCATCAGGTCGTATTGGCGATGACGATGCGAAGCTCGCACCGTCATTGATCATGCGCTCGTCGCGCCTTTGATGGGGTTGTGCAACCTGCCTGGCAGCATCGGCGGGCGTCAGCCCGCCTATCCCGCTATGCGGCCGTACGTGGTTGTAGTCGTCGCGCCAGACCCGCAGCACCGAGCGGGCATGGCTCAGGGATGCGAACAGCGTCTCGTTCAGGCATTCGTCGCGCAAGCGACCGTTAAAGCTCTCGACGTAGCCGTTCTGCTGCGGCTTGCCCGGCGCGATGTAATGCCATTCGATCTGCCGGTCCTGCGACCAGCGCAGGATCGCCAAGCTGGTCAGCTCGGTCCCGTTGTCGCTGACGATCATCAGCGGCTTGCCGCGCACCGCGATGATCGTATCGAGCTCGCGCGCAACACGAGCGCCCGACAGCGACGTGTCGACCACCAGCGCGAGGTTCTCGCGTGTGAAGTCATCGACGACGGCAAGGATGCGGATACGCCTGCTGCAGACCAGCGTGTCGCTCACAAAGTCCAGGCTCCAGCGCTGGTTCGGACCCTGCGGCAACGTCATCGGTGCTCGTGTGCCCATCGCTCGCTTGCGGCCCTGTCGACGCCGCACGCGAAGGTTCTCCTCGCGATACAGCCGCAGCAGCTTCTTGTAGTTCATGACCAGCCCCTCGCGCGCTAGCATGATCCCCAGCCGCCGGTAACCGCACCGACGACGTTCAAGCGCGATCTCGCGAAGACGCGACCGCAGGTCGCCATCATCGCCACGCCGATGCGCATAGCGCATCGACGATCGATCAACCCTAAGGATGGAACAGGCCCGACGCTCGCTGATCTCGAAGAGCTGCCGAACATGCTCGACAGCCTTTCGCTGAGCGGCGGGCCTCACCAGTTTTTTGACGCCACCTCCTTCAGCACGGCGTTGTCGAGCATCGCGTCCGCCAACAGCCGCTTCAACCGACCGTTCTCATCCTCCAGCACCTTCAGCTTGCGCGCCTGCGACACGTCCATGCCACCATAGGTCGCCTTCCACTTGTAGAAGGTCGCACTGCTCACACCGTGCTTGCGGCACACATCCGCTGTCGGCGATCCCGCCTCCTGCTCTCGCAGGATCGCAATGATCTGCTCCTCGGTAAATCTGCTGCGCTTCATCTTCGTCCTCCTTCATGAAGGACTCTAGCTCAGACTGGCAGAATTTCAGGGGAGCACGTCAATCGCTCATGCGATCGATGATACCAGTTTCCCGATTTGCCGAAATGTTGCTGCAGGAACCCCCGAGATCATAGGCGGGGTTCATCGCATCATCTCAGATCAAACAAATTCGGCAAAGCTGCTAGTGTCCACGTCGCGCGGATCAGGGCCGATGCGCACCCCTGTATCCAGCTCGTCTAGCTGCGCCATCTCAGCGTCGCTAAGCGCGAAATCGAACACGTCAATATTCTTGGCAATGCGCTCGGGGTTGACTGACTTCGGAATTGCAACGACATCGTTCTGGAAGTGCCAGCGCAAGATCACCTGCGCGGCAGATCTACCATGGGCTTCGGCGATAGTGGTGATGACCGGATCGGTCAGCGGGTGCTTCCTGCCGCCATGATTGTCCCCATCGCCATCGTTGATGGCACCGCCGATCGGCGACCAAGCCTCCGTGACGATGCCGAGCGCCCTGTTCTTCGCCAGCAGCGGCTTCTGCGCGAAATAGGGGTGCAGCTCGATCTGGTTGACCGCCGGCACGACGTCACTTGCCGCGATCAGCTCGTCCAGTTGATCCTCCAGGAAGTTGCATACACCGATCGCGCGCGCACGCCCGTCACCAAGAATTTTCTCCGCCGCCTTCCAGGACTGGATCGTGGCGTTCCAATCTTTGGTCGGCCAGTGCAGCAGATACAAATCGACATAGTCGAGCCCCAACCTGCCGAGGCTTTCGTCGAATGCCCTGAGCGCCCTCTCGTAACCATAGTCGCCGTTGAACAGCTTTGTGGTGACGAACATCTCGGCGCGATCCACGCCGCTGTTGCGGATGCCTTCACCGACCTGAGCCTCATTGTTATACGACCTGGCGGTGTCGATCAGACGGTAGCCACTGGAGATTGCCGACGCGATGGCGGAGGCGGTCTCTTCGGCGGACGCAGCGAACACTCCGAGACCTAGTGCCGGCATTTTCACGCCATTATTCAAGTTGATGAGAGGGCTTTTTCCGGCCAAAACAATGCTCCTTCGATATACGGGACGGCAGGTTTGCGTTGACGATCACTCGCTGTGTTGGTCACACTTACATTCGTGAGTATCCAAAATGCCCTAATGACATGCGATACGTATGTCAACTGCAATACGACTCGTATGTAAGAGAGCCATGGTTTCCAGAATCCGTAGCGAAATGATCGCTGAGATGCGCAGCAAGCTGATGGCAGCGGGCAGGCGAGCTTACAGTGGTGTCGTTGCTGACCGGCATGCCTAGGCGTTGCATCAAGCGCTCGCCAGGACGGCCGCCCGTGCTATGGCCGAGCAATTTACAATTTCCACGCCCCTCATCGTCCGCCGCGCATAGGGGAAGCAACCGTCGGCAGACGGCCGGTGAACGTTCGTCGCTCACATTCTTGATGCGAGTATCGCCAGCGGCTCAGCAGGAGTTTCACATCACCGGCTTGCCCTGGACTGGCAGATCCTAGAGGTTGCGGTCGGACCGGCCATGCCGCCGTCGGCTTCGCCCTCCGCAGTCGGAGCAAATGCCGATTATGGCTGCGGCAGCGGAAACAACCCAACCGTCATCAACAGTGAGCGTGACACCCAAAATCTTGCCCCCTGGGCCGTCCAACCATTTTGTCTTCGTTTGTAAGCCCGCCCATAGCGGCACCGTAGCTAACGCTAGCGTCCGCGCTCGTGGTGTAATTTCCGGTGTAGGCGATGGTGTATTCCTGGGTGGGGCATGCCCCACCCAGGAATGCGGCATCGCTGGTGGCCACCGGGCTCATCGTTATGGTGGAGTTTGCACACTTCAACCGTGACGAAGAGGAGTTCCCGATGACCGAGGACAGATTACTGATCGAAGAGCTGGCTGCGAAGGGCGGCCAACCGGATTTTTTGCGCACCATCGCCGAGAACGTCCTGCAGCTGATCATGGAGGCCGACGTTGATGGCCTGATCGGCGCTGGGCGGCATGAACGGTCCGGTGACCGGGCCACCTGGCGCAACGGCTATCGAGACCGCTCGCTGGATACCCGGGTCGGCACGCTCAACCTCAAGATCCCCAAGCTGCGCGCCGGGTCCTACTTCCCCGGCTTCCTGGAACCCCGGAAGATGGTCGAGAAGGCGCTGGTCGCGGTGATCCAGGAGGCGTGGATCGGCGGCGTCAGCACCCGGCGGGTCGACGAACTGGTCCAGGCCATGGGCATGACCGGCATCTCCAAGTCCACGGTCTCCAAGCTGTGCAAGGATATCGATGAGCGCGTCCATGCCTTCCTCAAACGCCCGCTGACCGGCGAATGGCCGTACCTCTGGCTCGATGCCACCTATCTCAAGGTGCGCGAGGGCGGGCGGATCATCAGCGTTGCCGCAATAATCGCCATGGCCGTCAATACCGAGGGCCGGCGCGAGATCGTCGGTCTGCATATCGGACCGTCCGAGGCCGAGGTCTTCTGGTCCGACTTCCTGAAAGACCTTGTCCGACGCGGCCTTACGGGCGTGAAGCTGGTCATCTCCGATGCCCACGAGGGCCTCAAGGGTGCGATCACCCGCGTCATGGGCGCCACCTGGCAGCGTTGCCGCGTCCACTTCATGAGGAACGCGCTGTCCTATGTACCCAAGGGCCAGAACACTGTCGTCGCCGCCGCGATCCGCCAGGTCTTCCTGCAGCCCGATCAGAAAAGCGCAACGCAGGTCTGGCGACAGGTCGCCGACCAGTTGCGCACCCGTTGGCCCAAGCTCGGCGCCTGCATGGACGAGGCCGAAACCGACGTGCTCGCCTACACCGGCTTCCCCACCCAGCACCGCACGAAGTTACACTCGACCAATCCGCTCGAGCGGCTGAACAAGGAGGTCAAGCGACGCGCCGACGTCGTGGGTATCTTCCCCAACGAAGACAGCATCGTGCGCCTCGTCGGCGCCGTGCTCCTCGAACAGAACGACGAGTGGCAGCTCCAGCACCGTTACATGCAGATCGAAGGCATGGCCGAACTCAACCAAACCATCATGATCGAGGAGGAAAATCAGCCCCTACACATCACCGCCAAAGCCGCCTGACGATGACCCAAGGCCACCGACCAAATTACACCACGTTGACGGACGCGACCGTAGCTAACGGCGAATGAACCACACAAGGCGAGGAAAAACCTAATGTAAGGGAAAGGGACAACAGGTCTTGGAAGGGCCTGTTTGAGCTGCCCGCAAAGGCAGAACCAGATCGTTACACCTTGCGGTCGTTGAGCAGTCCCTCGACCAGTGCCCGGTAAGCGGCCGTGACCCGGATCGAGGTGCCAACCGGGTCCTCTGCATCGGCGATCCACTGCGCCATATAGCACGATGCGCCGGTAAGCATTCGCGCGGTCGCTTCGGCATCGATCCGGCGGACCACGCCGCTCTCCATCAGCGCTTCGAGACCCACCCGCATCGCGTTCAGGCAGCCGCCGGCGCTCGGCCAAGAGCTAGGATCCCCCAGCACTGCCGGCCCATCGCGCATAACGATACGCTGGATCTCAGGTTCGAGTGCCATCTCGATGTAACCAATCCCTTCTTGGACGAAGCCTTCCCACGGGTTCGGCGCAGCGGCGGCACGAGCCTTGAGGCGACTGACCATTTCAGCATCGATCTCGGCGACCACCGCCTGGAACAAGCCCTTCTTGTTGCCGAAATGGTGGTAAAGCGCGCCCCGCGTCAGCCCGACATCAGAAGTGAAGCTGTCCATTGAGGCACCGGCATAGCCCATTTCGGCAAAGGCTCGCCTTCCCGCCGCCATCAGCTTGCTGCGCGTCTCAACGATCATTTCGCTACGGGTTCTGGAAACCATGGCTCTCTTACATACGAGTCGTATTGCAGTTGACATACGTACCGCATGTCATTACGGAATTGATACGCCACGTATGTAAACGTGACCCGGGCAACCGTCAACACAGCGAGTGATCGTAGTGCAGAACCCATATGCTGGGATATTCAGAGCATCAGGCGCCAAGGGGTTCGCCCTTGCGGGCTTCGTTGCTCGGATGCAATTGGCATTGATGCCAATCGGCATTGTGGCAATGCTCTCCCAAACCAGCATAACTGCCTTCGACCTGGTCGAGCGGCGAGTCCAGGCGGCTATGCTGACGGAGAGCATCACGTGGGTCATGACCGGCATCGGCGTGGCGCTCGGTGCCTTCGCATCCGGCTGGGTAAGGGACACCTTAGGCGCCAGCAATGGCTTCTGTATATCCATAGTTGCGGGGGCCTTGGCATTCCTCACGGTACTGCTGGGCCAAGGCACCCTATCGGCACGAGAGGATCCGCAGTTGGCCAGCAATGCAACCAGTGCAGCGGAATGAGAAAGAAGAGTTCCAAATTCAAGTGCCTCGCGGGTCTCTATCAATACGGAAACGCAGACCGGACGCTTCAATTTGGAGCGGTCAGCATATTCCGCCTCTATGCCTGTCGTATTCATCGCCCGTCGACTTCAAGTCGCCAGCCGGAACTGCCAGCGCGGTGTGCAGGCACAAAACCCATCTTTGCCTTTGCCCTCAATAGAGCTCCCAGCCCTTACCACTCTCGATCCCCGGAGGCCCTCTCATGATCCCACTTTCCGTTCTCGACCTGTCGCCGATCACCGAAGGCGGCACGGCCGCGCAGGCGCTCGCCAATACGCTTGATCTCGCACGCAACGCCGATCGGCTCGGATACCGGCGCTATTGGGTTGCCGAGCACCACAACTCGCCGGGTATAGCCAGCGCCGCCACCTCCGTGGTCATCGCTCATATTGCGGCGGGCACTTCCACCATCCGCGTCGGCGCCGGCGGCATCATGCTTCCCAACCATGCGCCGCTGGTCATCGCCGAGCAGTTCGGCACGCTGGCAGCGCTTCATCCGGGCCGCATCGACCTAGGCCTTGGCCGTGCGCCGGGCACCGACATGGAGACGGCCCGCGCATTGCGTCGAAATCTCAATGCCGGCGTCGACAGCTTTCCGCAGGATGTCGTCGAACTGATCGGCTATTTCCATGCGGCCGAGCCAAGCCAGCGCATTCGCGCGGTGCCTGGCGAGGGCGAGGATGTACAAGTATGGATTCTCGGCTCGTCAACCTACGGCGCGCAGCTCGCCGCAAGGCTCGGCCTGCCCTACGCCTTCGCCTCGCATTTTGCGCCCGCCGAAATGGAACACGCGATCCATATCTACCGCTCGCGCTTCCAGCCCTCGGCGCGGCTCGAAAAGCCCTATGTGATGCTCGGCCTAAACGTCATCGCCGCGCCGACGGATGCGGAGGCCGAACTTCTGTTTTCCACGCAGCAGCAGGCGTTAGTTAGTATCCTCACCGGCCGCCCGTGGCGGCTGCCGCCACCCGTCGCCGGTTACCGCAGCCAGATCGAGCCGACGGCGAGGGCGATGCTCGACCAGTCGCTTTCCTGCTCCATCGTCGGCTCGCCCGCAATCGTGCGCAGCGGCCTCGACGCCTTCATCCGCCGCACCAACGCAGACGAACTGATGGTCACGTCGCAGATATTCGACCATTCGGCGCGACTGCGCTCGTTCGAGATTTTGGCCGACGCGCACCGGGAACTGTCGAAAGCAGGTTAGGCTCATGACGTGACCCCCATTTCTCATCCAGCCATAACGAGAGTCCTGGGTTGATTTGGTCCTGGGTTTAGGTGGGTGGCAAGAGGCGTCCGCGCGGAGCCCTCAGGCTGCGCAGCGCGGTCGCCGGCGGTTCCGCAGATGGCGCGCGCGTAGTCCCTGGGCGTCAGCCAGCCGAGCTTTGAGTGGGGGCGCTGCTCGTTGTAGT comes from the Bosea sp. (in: a-proteobacteria) genome and includes:
- a CDS encoding TrbI/VirB10 family protein gives rise to the protein MRLRAEPPRVTRLSRKVLASIGLVASIGIGSALIYALQTRDAGQTSEELYSTDNRATADGLAGLPRDYTGPVLGPALPGDLGRPILSAQNRGQPVTPPAVAATPRVDPEEQRRLAELEAARTSRVFFQAGPASTTTPTGVAAPGLAGLGTGSQPGTPTAQDRQLAFLNAPVDRRIVTADRVMAPASPYILQAGAVIPAAMITGIRSDLPGQITAQVTENIYDSPTGRILIVPQGTRIIGEYSNNVGFGQRRVLLVWSRLIFPNGRSIVLERQPGADAMGYAGLEDGVDYHWWDLAKAAGLSTLLSIGAELAVDDDDRLLSAIRNGGQDTINDAGQEIIRRQLQVAPTLTIRPGFPVRVIVTRDLVLEPYRG
- a CDS encoding DUF2274 domain-containing protein translates to MTKLKLGPIVDEKPVKATLELPASLHRDLVAYADALARETGQQVTDPMKLIVPMLERFIATDRGFAKARRAVSSTKPIA
- a CDS encoding LysR family transcriptional regulator, encoding MASSSLHAIELRHLRYFIAAAEHGSFRKAGAAIGVQQSALSRRIRDLEYHLGATLFLRHSGGVSLTFAGQRFLRRARQVVRNVGDGMQDIASIGRSEHGRVRIGIYSSIASGFLAELLHRYADRHPKVQIDLIDDNPGEHIAAIRRLRLDTAFMTGERDWPDCTTLPLWSERVFAVLPNDHSLAQRDEVQWDQLADEEFIVNESAPGQEVHDYLVQRLAAFGHHPQIRVQRVGRENLLPLVALSRGLTVVSEAMTAAQFPDIVYRPIFGEILPFSAVWSPKNDNPALSKLLDLARSLATARQTELVTQSVSWMKPRAGPSQSPDPLQ
- a CDS encoding IS256-like element ISSpma2 family transposase, producing the protein MTEDRLLIEELAAKGGQPDFLRTIAENVLQLIMEADVDGLIGAGRHERSGDRATWRNGYRDRSLDTRVGTLNLKIPKLRAGSYFPGFLEPRKMVEKALVAVIQEAWIGGVSTRRVDELVQAMGMTGISKSTVSKLCKDIDERVHAFLKRPLTGEWPYLWLDATYLKVREGGRIISVAAIIAMAVNTEGRREIVGLHIGPSEAEVFWSDFLKDLVRRGLTGVKLVISDAHEGLKGAITRVMGATWQRCRVHFMRNALSYVPKGQNTVVAAAIRQVFLQPDQKSATQVWRQVADQLRTRWPKLGACMDEAETDVLAYTGFPTQHRTKLHSTNPLERLNKEVKRRADVVGIFPNEDSIVRLVGAVLLEQNDEWQLQHRYMQIEGMAELNQTIMIEEENQPLHITAKAA
- a CDS encoding TetR/AcrR family transcriptional regulator, whose amino-acid sequence is MVSRTRSEMIVETRSKLMAAGRRAFAEMGYAGASMDSFTSDVGLTRGALYHHFGNKKGLFQAVVAEIDAEMVSRLKARAAAAPNPWEGFVQEGIGYIEMALEPEIQRIVMRDGPAVLGDPSSWPSAGGCLNAMRVGLEALMESGVVRRIDAEATARMLTGASCYMAQWIADAEDPVGTSIRVTAAYRALVEGLLNDRKV
- a CDS encoding LLM class flavin-dependent oxidoreductase — translated: MIPLSVLDLSPITEGGTAAQALANTLDLARNADRLGYRRYWVAEHHNSPGIASAATSVVIAHIAAGTSTIRVGAGGIMLPNHAPLVIAEQFGTLAALHPGRIDLGLGRAPGTDMETARALRRNLNAGVDSFPQDVVELIGYFHAAEPSQRIRAVPGEGEDVQVWILGSSTYGAQLAARLGLPYAFASHFAPAEMEHAIHIYRSRFQPSARLEKPYVMLGLNVIAAPTDAEAELLFSTQQQALVSILTGRPWRLPPPVAGYRSQIEPTARAMLDQSLSCSIVGSPAIVRSGLDAFIRRTNADELMVTSQIFDHSARLRSFEILADAHRELSKAG